The Dethiosulfovibrio peptidovorans DSM 11002 nucleotide sequence AACACGCTCAAGTTCGACGCTGTGCTGCCCGATGGCTCTTCGGAGATGTGCATCATAAGGGACATGAACAGAAATTACGTCAGCGACGACGTGCTTCACGTCGATTTTTATCAGCTGGTCAAAGGCCATAAGGTGTCCGTGAAGGTTCCCATCGAGATCGTAGGCAAAGAGACCTGCGCCGGAGTTAAAGCCGGAGGTCTTCTGGAACAGCGCATTCTCGATATCGAGATAAACGTCCTTCCCAGGGAGATCCCGGAGAACGTCGTCTTGAACGTAGAATCCATGAACGTCGGCGACTCGATTACCTTGGCCGACCTCGACCTTCCTGAGAGCGCCGAGATGGATAAAGATCCTTCCGAGATCGTCGTCGAGGTCGTCCACGGCAAGGCCGCCTCTTCCGAGGAAGTTTCCGAGGAGGAGGAAGAAGCCGCCGAGGAGATGGCCTAACGGCGGCACGTAAGGTTGAAGCTGTTCGTAGGTCTGGGGAACCCCGGGTTAAAATACGGCCAGACCAGACATAACGTTGGCTGGATGGTCGTTGACAGGTTAGTGGACGAGCTAGCTTTAGGCGCTCCGCAGGAGAAGTTCAAGTCTTACATATGGGGGCCTGTACTTATGGACGGAGAGAGGGTCTTCCTGATGAAGCCCTTGACCTACATGAATGCCAGTGGAGAGGCCATAAGGGATTTTCTCCGATATCATCCTGTGGATCTGGAGGATCTCCTGGTTATTTACGATGACGTGGCCTTGGATGTCGGACGAATCCGTATCAGAGCGAGAGGGTCTGCCGGTGGACATAACGGCATGAAATCGATCATAGCCTGCCTGGGTTTCAGCGAAATCCCCAGACTTCGGATAGGGGTAGGTCCCAAACCGGACAGAATACCCTTGGTCGACTTTGTCTTGGGACGATTTCCAGAGGATCGGATTCCCGATCTCCTAAGTTCCCTGGACAGAGCCTGTTCTGCCTGTAGAGAGCTGTGCTCCAACTCGTTGGAACACGTCATGAATAGGTTCAATTAACGCGATGGATGGTGGCGGAATTTTTATTCCGCCACTTTTTTAAATGTCTTTAGGATATCTCTAAAAATGCAGACCCTTCATTAGGTCGTCGCGACTGAGCTTGTTCTAGGATATCTCCAAAAACGCTGATCCTCGTAGAGGTCGTTCCGCCTGCGCCCTGTCTCGCCCGAGCGTCTTTTCGACCTGCCTGTTTCGTACGGACCGCCTCGGAGCCCCCTCGGCTTGGGGCGACGTCCTGTCGCCCCATTCGTACTACACGACGGCAGGTCGAAAAGACGGGCTCGAATGGGCTCCGTCGGAACGACCTCTACGAGGAGACTCGGACGTGAGTTTTTAGAGGTTCCTTTTATCGGGAGGAGGATATAGACTTGTTGGATCTTTTCGACGGCTCGAGAGCTTTTTTCTTTCCCTTCAAGGGGGCGGTCAGGGCTTGGATATGTCGAGAGCGGTCGAGCCGCCTTACCGTGCTGCTTCCCGATGAGAATCAGGCAGAGGATTTCTATTCCGACGCTAAAATTCTGCTCTCCCACGAGAAGATATTCAGGTTGCCCGATATTCCATTGGAAAAGGGGATCGTCGACGACCCGGCCTCTATGGTCGCAAGAGGTCACGTTCTTCGAAAGTGGTCCGAGGAAGGGGGCATACTGATCTCCACTCCAGGCGGGATGATGTCTCCCTTTATGAATTCCGAAGGACTTCTCTCCCTAAGAATAGGGGAGTGTGCGGGCAGAGACCGTCTTATCTCCTGGCTGGATTCATCCGGCTATTCCAGAAGCGATCTGGTGTGGAAACCAGGAGAATATGCCGTAAGAGGAGGGATCGTCGATCTGTTCGATCCTTCCTCTCGAATGCCTCTGAGGGTAGTTTTTTTCGACGACGAGATAGAGGAGATGCGCCTGTTCTCCCCGGAAGATCAGACGAGCAAATGCAAGGTGGAGGCCTTCTCTGTATGGGAATTAGGGGATCGTGTGACCCCATCCGCTGCCTCCACTGTGTCTGAAAAAGGGGAGGTCTTTCTTTTCGACCCCATCCGCTCACAGATTAACGCCGATAGTTTCAGGTCCATATGGAACGATCTCTCCGCCAAGTGGAACATTCCGGAGGAGCGATGGGATCGCTTTTTAATCGATACTCCGCTTCTCTACCGTTTCGAATCCGGTCTCGGCGTTCGTCAGAGGAGATTGTCCTTAAGGGAGGTTCCCCGATTTCGAGGACGCATATCCGAGATGGCGGTTCAGATCTCTCGTTGGAGAGAACAGGGGTATTACGTAGCTATCCGAAGTTCGTCCCCTCTGCCGAGCGATTTCGAAGGAATGGACTGGCAGCCCGAGCCCCTTTCCTCCGGTTTTATAGACGACGAGGAGAAGATGGTCTTTTTATCCGACGTAGAGATGTACGGAATCAGGCCGGACAGGAGGACGGAAAGACAGGGAACGCCCAAGGATTGGTCTATTCTTTTCGAGGCCAGGGACTGGTTGGTTCACGAGGATCACGGTCTTTGTCGTTACGGCGGCCTTGAGTCGGTCGAGGGATCCTGGGGAAGACAGGAATTCCTCGTTTTGGAGTTTCAGGACAAGAAGAGATTGCTTTTGCCCACCGGGCAGATTTCGAGGATCTCTCCCTACAAGGGATCGGTGGACGAATCGACGGTTCCGGATCGTCTGGGATCGTCCCGCTGGAGCACTTCTTTGAGAAAAGCGGAGAGGCAGATAGAGGAGGAGGCCAAGGAGCTTCTGGAACTCTATGCCAAGAGAAAGATCGCAAAGGGACACGCTTTCTCTCCCGACGGAGAGGCGATGGAGGAATTTGAGAGGTCGTTCCCCCATGAGGAGACGATAGACCAGTTAAAGGCCATATCGGATGTGAAGAAAGATATGGAGTCGCCGAGACCTATGGATCGTCTCGTCGTAGGAGATGTCGGATATGGAAAGACAGAGGTGGCTCTCAGAGCTGTCTTCAAGGCCGCCATGGACGGATTCCAGGTGTTGGTGTTGGTCCCTACGACCGTTTTAGCCCAACAACATTACATGACGTTCCGTAGCAGAATGGGGCCGTTCCCTCTTAAGGTGGAGCTGCTTTCCCGTTTTGTTTCACAGAGGAGACAGAACGAGATATTGACGGGCTTAGCGGATGGCTCCGTGGACGTGGTGATAGGAACCCATAGGCTTTTACAGAACGATCTCAAGATACGGCGCCTGGGGCTTATAATCGTCGACGAAGAACATCGTTTCGGAGTCGCCCATAAAGAGAGGTTCCGTAAACTGAGATCCGGAGTGGACGTCCTGACCCTTTCGGCAACGCCGATTCCCAGAACTTTTTCCATGGCGATGAAGGGTATGAGAGACGTATCGATAATCGAGACGCCTCCTGGTAACAGACCGGCCATAATAACGGTGACAGGCGCCTGGGACGACGGACTTGTCCGAAAGGCCCTCGCCAGAGAGATGGCGAGAGGCGGTCAGGTCTATATGCTTCACAATAGGGTCGGGACCATAGAGGAAAGAGCCGGATGGGTGAAGAGCCGTTTTCCCGATGTCCGAGTTGCCTTCGCTCACGGTCGAATGAGAGAAAATGAGCTGGAGGAAACTATGATGGCCTTTTACGACGGGGAGATAGATATCTTGGTCTGCACCACTATAGTCGAGAGCGGACTGGACGTCGGAAGAGCCAATACATTGGTGGTGGATGACTCGAGACTGCTCGGCCTCGCCCAGATGCACCAGCTGAGGGGGCGGGTCGGTCGCAGAGACGACACCGCTTACGCCTTTTTTCTCTATCCGTCCGATTGTGTCTTACCTCATTCCACCGCCGAAAGGCTCGACGCCATCGGCAGACTTTCCTTTCAGGGGGCCGGTTACGAACTGGCCAAGGAGGATCTTCACATTCGTGGCGGAGGCGACCTGCTGGGGATGTCCCAACACGGCCACAGGGAGAGGGTCGGACTTCAGCTGTATTATAGAAAATTGCGGGATGAGGTCGATCGTCTGAGAGGAGGGACCACGGGGGAGACGGAGATGGAGATAAGAATACCACTCTCTATTCCTGAAAGCTACATCTCCGTGTCGGCCCTTAGATTGGCCATATATCGTAGAATAGACGAGATAGAAGATTTAGAGGGTCGTGAAAATCTGAGAAACGAGCTTCAGGACAGATTCGGACCGATTCCATCCGAGGTAGATCGACTTTTGGATCTTGCGTTGCTCAGGACTATATGTCGAAAGCGGGGTATAATTCGTTGTATGCTCTCCGAGGAACGATGTGAGATAACCCTGGGAGAGAAGACGGACGTAAGGCTGTCTGCTCTATGGACCGAAAAGAAAGACGAAATGGTCGGTCCCGGAGGCCGATCGGGGATTATATCTTTGCTGGATATCTTGACCGATCGAAAGTCGACTGAAGGAGTGATCTCATGAAAGACGATAGCGGGGCGCTTTTTTCCCAGTTGAGGGATATCATGAACCGACTGAGAGCCCCCGGGGGCTGTCCTTGGGACAGAAAACAGACCTATGGTTCTCTTCGTCCTCATATCATAGAAGAGGCCTATGAACTGGTCGATGCCGTCGACAACGGCGATATAGCGGGGATATGCGAGGAATCAGGTGATCTTCTGCTCCAGGTCGTCTTCATTGGAGTGATAGCGGAGGAGTCCGGGGATTTCTCCCTGGCGGACATAGTGAGGTCGATATCGGATAAACTGATCCGTAGGCACCCCCACGTTTTCGGCGATGTCGACGTTTCCGATAGCGATGAGGTCTTGAGGAACTGGGAACAGATAAAGCTCAATGAAAAGGGCGGTCAGGATAACGGAGCCACGGTGCTGTCGGGGGTCCCCAAGGGATTACCTCCGCTTATAAAGGCTTTCAGGATACAGCAAAAGGCGGCCAGCGTGGGTTTCGATTGGGACCAGTCGTCTCAATTGCCGGTTTTCGATAAGATAGACGAGGAGATCGACGAGGTCAAGACGGCTATGGAATCGGAGGACAGGCTTTCCATGGAGGAGGAGATAGGGGACGTTCTTTTCTCCATAGTGAATCTGGCTCGTCGGTTAGGGGTGGACCCGCATCTCGCGCTGGAGAGATCGAACAAAAAATTTATCGATCGTTTCGGGAGGATAGAACAGGACCTTCGGGATCGAAATAAGTCATGGACCGATACCGACCTGGACGAACTCGATTCTCTCTGGGCTCGGGCTAAGGCGGTCTCTCGGCAGGATGGTGCGTGCGATAATCCCATGTGATATAGTGTCCACAGTTACTGGAATGGAGGTAAGACTATGAGTCAGTCGAAAAACTCTATCAGGAAAATAGGGATAACCGAGACCGCTTTGAGGGATGCTCACCAGTCCCTCATGGCGACTAGACTCCGGATCGAGGATATGCTGCCGGTCCTCGAAAAGATGGACCAGGTTGGATATCACTCCCTGGAGGTGTGGGGAGGAGCCACCTTCGACTCCTGCATGAGATTCCTCAACGAGGACCCTTGGGAGCGCCTTAGAGTACTCAGGAAACATATCAAGAACACGAAGCTTCAAATGCTCCTTCGTGGACAGAACCTGGTTGGATACAGACATTACGGAGACGACGTCGTGAGGGAATTCGTCAAGAGAGCGGTCGGTAACGGAATCGACATAATGAGGGTCTTCGATGCCCTCAACGATCTTAGAAACCTCGAGGTCGCGTCCGACCAGGTCAAGAGGGAGGGCGCCCACCTCCAGATGTGTATTTCCTATACCATATCTCCGGTGCACACGAACGATCTGTTCATCGACATCGCTGGCAAGATGAGGGATATGGGAGCCGATTCGATATGTATCAAGGATATGGCAGGTCTCCTCAGTCCGGTCGATGCGGATCGTCTGGTAAGAGGGATAAAAAAAGAGACCGAGCTTCCCGTACAGGTTCACAGCCACTACACCAGTGGATTGGCGTCAATGGCCTATTACGCTGCCATAGAGGCCGGTGCGGACGTGGTTGACTGTGCTATATCGCCCTTTTCAATGAGAACCAGTCAGCCCGCTTCAGAGTCCATGGTAGCAGCCTTGTCCGGCGGTCCTTTCGACACGGGACTCTCCTTGGAGAATATGATTCCTATAGCAGACCATTTCAAGAAACTCCGATCCAAGTATGACGATCTTTTCGTGAAGCTCGACGGAGCCGATACAAACGTGTTGATATATCAGATACCGGGAGGAATGTACTCCAACTTGGTGAATCAGCTTAGGGAGCAGTCGTCGGAGCATCGCCTGGACGATGTTCTCAAAGAGGTGCCGGTGGTCAGGAAGGCCATGGGTTATCCTCCGCTGGTGACCCCTACCAGTCAGATAGTCGGTACCCAGGCGACCTTGAACGTCCTCGTAGGAGAGAGATGGAAGATCATTCCAAAGGAAGTGAAGAACTACTTTATGGGTTACTACGGGAAGCCCCCCGCAGAGGTCGATCCCGAGGTCCAGGTGAAGGCCCTCGGAGGGGAGGAGCCCATAACCTGCAGGCCGGGAGAGAAGATCGCCCCCGAGCTCGATAGGGCCAGGGCCGATATAGCTGCCTGGATAACCCAGCCGGAAGATGTCCTCAGTTACGTCCTTTTCCCCGCCGTAGCGAAGGACTTTCTCATGAAACAGTACTCTAGGTTGAATTTAAGGGATATCGGTCTCGACGAGGTAGTCGAAGAGATCGCTTATCCGGTGTGATCGGGAGGTTGAAATGAGTTTGATAGATAGGATAAACGAAGTGGTTGACAAAAGCATCCGTCCTGCCCTTCAAAGTCACGGTGGGGACGTTGAGGTTGTATCCTTCGACGAAGAATCGGGAGTTATCTCCGCCCGTCTTCAAGGGGCTTGCGGTACCTGTCCCTTCGCTCAGGAGACCCTCAGGATGCAGGTAGAGGCGGTCTTGAAGAGGGAGATTCCGGAGGTCTCCTCGGTTGTCAGAGCCTAGCCCCGGTAGGTTGTCCTCTTGACCAGTAAAATTACAGTAGAGGAGACTCCCGGTGGGTATTCCTACGTCTTTGAGTCCGGGGCAGTCGGCTCGGGATCCAAGTTTTCCGGTAAGGACGACGAGAATATCCATCTGATAGAGGAGAGGTATCCGGTACGCATAGTCCTGCGGGGAGAGAACATAACTGTTCAGGGCCCCGATAGAGACGCGGTCGAGATAGTTTCCGATTTTATAGATCAGATGCTTAGCATAGCCTCCAAGGGCCATGCCATAAGGGCGGCGGAGATAAGGTATGGAATGGACATGATCGCCAAGAGAGGGGCCGTCGATCT carries:
- a CDS encoding DEAD/DEAH box helicase; protein product: MLDLFDGSRAFFFPFKGAVRAWICRERSSRLTVLLPDENQAEDFYSDAKILLSHEKIFRLPDIPLEKGIVDDPASMVARGHVLRKWSEEGGILISTPGGMMSPFMNSEGLLSLRIGECAGRDRLISWLDSSGYSRSDLVWKPGEYAVRGGIVDLFDPSSRMPLRVVFFDDEIEEMRLFSPEDQTSKCKVEAFSVWELGDRVTPSAASTVSEKGEVFLFDPIRSQINADSFRSIWNDLSAKWNIPEERWDRFLIDTPLLYRFESGLGVRQRRLSLREVPRFRGRISEMAVQISRWREQGYYVAIRSSSPLPSDFEGMDWQPEPLSSGFIDDEEKMVFLSDVEMYGIRPDRRTERQGTPKDWSILFEARDWLVHEDHGLCRYGGLESVEGSWGRQEFLVLEFQDKKRLLLPTGQISRISPYKGSVDESTVPDRLGSSRWSTSLRKAERQIEEEAKELLELYAKRKIAKGHAFSPDGEAMEEFERSFPHEETIDQLKAISDVKKDMESPRPMDRLVVGDVGYGKTEVALRAVFKAAMDGFQVLVLVPTTVLAQQHYMTFRSRMGPFPLKVELLSRFVSQRRQNEILTGLADGSVDVVIGTHRLLQNDLKIRRLGLIIVDEEHRFGVAHKERFRKLRSGVDVLTLSATPIPRTFSMAMKGMRDVSIIETPPGNRPAIITVTGAWDDGLVRKALAREMARGGQVYMLHNRVGTIEERAGWVKSRFPDVRVAFAHGRMRENELEETMMAFYDGEIDILVCTTIVESGLDVGRANTLVVDDSRLLGLAQMHQLRGRVGRRDDTAYAFFLYPSDCVLPHSTAERLDAIGRLSFQGAGYELAKEDLHIRGGGDLLGMSQHGHRERVGLQLYYRKLRDEVDRLRGGTTGETEMEIRIPLSIPESYISVSALRLAIYRRIDEIEDLEGRENLRNELQDRFGPIPSEVDRLLDLALLRTICRKRGIIRCMLSEERCEITLGEKTDVRLSALWTEKKDEMVGPGGRSGIISLLDILTDRKSTEGVIS
- a CDS encoding NifU family protein translates to MSLIDRINEVVDKSIRPALQSHGGDVEVVSFDEESGVISARLQGACGTCPFAQETLRMQVEAVLKREIPEVSSVVRA
- the pth gene encoding aminoacyl-tRNA hydrolase — encoded protein: MKLFVGLGNPGLKYGQTRHNVGWMVVDRLVDELALGAPQEKFKSYIWGPVLMDGERVFLMKPLTYMNASGEAIRDFLRYHPVDLEDLLVIYDDVALDVGRIRIRARGSAGGHNGMKSIIACLGFSEIPRLRIGVGPKPDRIPLVDFVLGRFPEDRIPDLLSSLDRACSACRELCSNSLEHVMNRFN
- a CDS encoding 50S ribosomal protein L25, which translates into the protein MDLVRLNLEKRDAVGKEACGRLRRSGYIPAVLYGPDYREAVSVQVKAEDFLPNIRGTHWNTLKFDAVLPDGSSEMCIIRDMNRNYVSDDVLHVDFYQLVKGHKVSVKVPIEIVGKETCAGVKAGGLLEQRILDIEINVLPREIPENVVLNVESMNVGDSITLADLDLPESAEMDKDPSEIVVEVVHGKAASSEEVSEEEEEAAEEMA
- the mazG gene encoding nucleoside triphosphate pyrophosphohydrolase, which translates into the protein MKDDSGALFSQLRDIMNRLRAPGGCPWDRKQTYGSLRPHIIEEAYELVDAVDNGDIAGICEESGDLLLQVVFIGVIAEESGDFSLADIVRSISDKLIRRHPHVFGDVDVSDSDEVLRNWEQIKLNEKGGQDNGATVLSGVPKGLPPLIKAFRIQQKAASVGFDWDQSSQLPVFDKIDEEIDEVKTAMESEDRLSMEEEIGDVLFSIVNLARRLGVDPHLALERSNKKFIDRFGRIEQDLRDRNKSWTDTDLDELDSLWARAKAVSRQDGACDNPM
- a CDS encoding pyruvate carboxylase subunit B; amino-acid sequence: MSQSKNSIRKIGITETALRDAHQSLMATRLRIEDMLPVLEKMDQVGYHSLEVWGGATFDSCMRFLNEDPWERLRVLRKHIKNTKLQMLLRGQNLVGYRHYGDDVVREFVKRAVGNGIDIMRVFDALNDLRNLEVASDQVKREGAHLQMCISYTISPVHTNDLFIDIAGKMRDMGADSICIKDMAGLLSPVDADRLVRGIKKETELPVQVHSHYTSGLASMAYYAAIEAGADVVDCAISPFSMRTSQPASESMVAALSGGPFDTGLSLENMIPIADHFKKLRSKYDDLFVKLDGADTNVLIYQIPGGMYSNLVNQLREQSSEHRLDDVLKEVPVVRKAMGYPPLVTPTSQIVGTQATLNVLVGERWKIIPKEVKNYFMGYYGKPPAEVDPEVQVKALGGEEPITCRPGEKIAPELDRARADIAAWITQPEDVLSYVLFPAVAKDFLMKQYSRLNLRDIGLDEVVEEIAYPV